A genomic stretch from Falco naumanni isolate bFalNau1 chromosome 6, bFalNau1.pat, whole genome shotgun sequence includes:
- the ATP6V1C2 gene encoding V-type proton ATPase subunit C 2 isoform X5, translating into MLLLVCQMSWENLIALLKVDLISYLTRFEWDMAKYPIKQPLKNISDALAKQVTQIETDLKTRSAAYNNIKGNLQSLEKKTVGNLLTRTLADIVHKEDFVLNSEYLITLLVVVPKSSYVQWQKTYESLSDMVVPRSTKMIAEDAEGGLFTVTLFRKVMDDFKAKARENRFMVREFYFDEKELKCEKEELMKLASDKKQQYGPLLRWLKVNFSEAFVAWIHVKALRVFVESVLRYGLPVNFQAMLLQPNRKSVKRLRDVLNVVFKHLDEVAAASIMDPGMDIPGLQLSNQEYYPYVYFKIDLSLLDCS; encoded by the exons ttgaCCTAATTAGCTACCTGACACGGTTTGAGTGGGACATGGCCAAATATCCCATAAAGCAGCCACTGAAGAATATATCGGATGCATTAGCAAAG caAGTGACTCAAATAGAAACAGACCTAAAGACCCGATCAGCTGCATACAACAACATTAAAGGAAATTTGcaaagcctggagaaaaaaactgT GGGAAATCTGCTGACCCGGACCCTAGCAGACATTGTGCATAAAGAAGACTTTGTTCTGAATTCCGAGTATCTTATCACACTGCTCGTCGTGGTGCCAAA GTCAAGCTACGTACAGTGGCAGAAGACCTATGAATCCCTCTCCGATATGGTAGTGCCTCGCTCCACCAA AATGATTGCTGAGGATGCAGAGGGAGGACTCTTCACTGTGACCCTATTTAGGAAAGTGATGGATGACTTCAAGGCTAAAGCCAGAGAGAACAG GTTCATGGTTcgagaattttattttgatgagaaggaactgaaatgtgaaaaggaaGAGCTGATGAAATTAGCTTCCGATAAGAAACAACAATAC GGCCCGTTACTGCGCTGGCTGAAAGTGAACTTCAGTGAAGCATTTGTGGCTTGGATCCATGTAAAAGCCTTGAGAGTTTTTGTTGAATCTGTGCTGAG GTATGGCCTCCCAGTGAATTTCCAAGcgatgctgctgcagccaaaTAGGAAGTCTGTAAAACGCCTCAGGGACGTCCTCAATGTGGTCTTCAAACACCTGGATGAAGTTGCAGCAGCAAGTATAATGGAT cctGGCATGGACATCCCTGGTTTACAACTGAGTAATCAAGAATACTATCCTTATGTCTATTTCAAGATTGACCTTAGTCTTCTTGActgcagttaa
- the ATP6V1C2 gene encoding V-type proton ATPase subunit C 2 isoform X3: protein MEDSKDKVQENLLANGGLKDKMKCLKIDLISYLTRFEWDMAKYPIKQPLKNISDALAKQVTQIETDLKTRSAAYNNIKGNLQSLEKKTVGNLLTRTLADIVHKEDFVLNSEYLITLLVVVPKSSYVQWQKTYESLSDMVVPRSTKMIAEDAEGGLFTVTLFRKVMDDFKAKARENRFMVREFYFDEKELKCEKEELMKLASDKKQQYGPLLRWLKVNFSEAFVAWIHVKALRVFVESVLRYGLPVNFQAMLLQPNRKSVKRLRDVLNVVFKHLDEVAAASIMDPGMDIPGLQLSNQEYYPYVYFKIDLSLLDCS from the exons ttgaCCTAATTAGCTACCTGACACGGTTTGAGTGGGACATGGCCAAATATCCCATAAAGCAGCCACTGAAGAATATATCGGATGCATTAGCAAAG caAGTGACTCAAATAGAAACAGACCTAAAGACCCGATCAGCTGCATACAACAACATTAAAGGAAATTTGcaaagcctggagaaaaaaactgT GGGAAATCTGCTGACCCGGACCCTAGCAGACATTGTGCATAAAGAAGACTTTGTTCTGAATTCCGAGTATCTTATCACACTGCTCGTCGTGGTGCCAAA GTCAAGCTACGTACAGTGGCAGAAGACCTATGAATCCCTCTCCGATATGGTAGTGCCTCGCTCCACCAA AATGATTGCTGAGGATGCAGAGGGAGGACTCTTCACTGTGACCCTATTTAGGAAAGTGATGGATGACTTCAAGGCTAAAGCCAGAGAGAACAG GTTCATGGTTcgagaattttattttgatgagaaggaactgaaatgtgaaaaggaaGAGCTGATGAAATTAGCTTCCGATAAGAAACAACAATAC GGCCCGTTACTGCGCTGGCTGAAAGTGAACTTCAGTGAAGCATTTGTGGCTTGGATCCATGTAAAAGCCTTGAGAGTTTTTGTTGAATCTGTGCTGAG GTATGGCCTCCCAGTGAATTTCCAAGcgatgctgctgcagccaaaTAGGAAGTCTGTAAAACGCCTCAGGGACGTCCTCAATGTGGTCTTCAAACACCTGGATGAAGTTGCAGCAGCAAGTATAATGGAT cctGGCATGGACATCCCTGGTTTACAACTGAGTAATCAAGAATACTATCCTTATGTCTATTTCAAGATTGACCTTAGTCTTCTTGActgcagttaa
- the ATP6V1C2 gene encoding V-type proton ATPase subunit C 2 isoform X4, with product MGENEHGDIEIQPVQQQQIPYSRLKVDLISYLTRFEWDMAKYPIKQPLKNISDALAKQVTQIETDLKTRSAAYNNIKGNLQSLEKKTVGNLLTRTLADIVHKEDFVLNSEYLITLLVVVPKSSYVQWQKTYESLSDMVVPRSTKMIAEDAEGGLFTVTLFRKVMDDFKAKARENRFMVREFYFDEKELKCEKEELMKLASDKKQQYGPLLRWLKVNFSEAFVAWIHVKALRVFVESVLRYGLPVNFQAMLLQPNRKSVKRLRDVLNVVFKHLDEVAAASIMDPGMDIPGLQLSNQEYYPYVYFKIDLSLLDCS from the exons ttgaCCTAATTAGCTACCTGACACGGTTTGAGTGGGACATGGCCAAATATCCCATAAAGCAGCCACTGAAGAATATATCGGATGCATTAGCAAAG caAGTGACTCAAATAGAAACAGACCTAAAGACCCGATCAGCTGCATACAACAACATTAAAGGAAATTTGcaaagcctggagaaaaaaactgT GGGAAATCTGCTGACCCGGACCCTAGCAGACATTGTGCATAAAGAAGACTTTGTTCTGAATTCCGAGTATCTTATCACACTGCTCGTCGTGGTGCCAAA GTCAAGCTACGTACAGTGGCAGAAGACCTATGAATCCCTCTCCGATATGGTAGTGCCTCGCTCCACCAA AATGATTGCTGAGGATGCAGAGGGAGGACTCTTCACTGTGACCCTATTTAGGAAAGTGATGGATGACTTCAAGGCTAAAGCCAGAGAGAACAG GTTCATGGTTcgagaattttattttgatgagaaggaactgaaatgtgaaaaggaaGAGCTGATGAAATTAGCTTCCGATAAGAAACAACAATAC GGCCCGTTACTGCGCTGGCTGAAAGTGAACTTCAGTGAAGCATTTGTGGCTTGGATCCATGTAAAAGCCTTGAGAGTTTTTGTTGAATCTGTGCTGAG GTATGGCCTCCCAGTGAATTTCCAAGcgatgctgctgcagccaaaTAGGAAGTCTGTAAAACGCCTCAGGGACGTCCTCAATGTGGTCTTCAAACACCTGGATGAAGTTGCAGCAGCAAGTATAATGGAT cctGGCATGGACATCCCTGGTTTACAACTGAGTAATCAAGAATACTATCCTTATGTCTATTTCAAGATTGACCTTAGTCTTCTTGActgcagttaa
- the PDIA6 gene encoding protein disulfide-isomerase A6: MGVCAAGRLWWGIVSCTLFLAVNGLYSASDDVIELTPTNFNKEVIQSESLWLVEFYAPWCGHCQRLTPEWKKAATALKGVVKVGAVDADKHQSLGGQYGVRGFPTIKIFGANKNKAEDYQGGRTSDAIVDAALSAVRSLVKERLSGRSGGYSSGKQSRESGGGDKKDVIELTDDSFDKNVINSDDVWMVEFYAPWCGHCKNLEPEWAAAATEVKEQTKGKVKLAAVDATVNQMLASRYGIRGFPTIKIFQKGEDPVDYDGGRTRSDIIARALDLFSDNAPPPELLEIISEDVLKSTCDAHQLCIISVLPHILDTGASGRNSYLDVMLKMAEKYKKKMWGWLWAEAGAQSDLESSLGIGGFGYPAMAAVNARKMKFALLKGSFSEQGINEFLRELSVGRGSTAPVGGGAFPKIHSVEPWDGKDGELPVEDDIDLSDVDLDDWDKDEL, encoded by the exons aTGGGGGTGTGCGCAGCCGGCCGGCTCTGGTGGG GCATAGTGAGCTGCACGTTATTCCTGGCAGTTAATGGTTTATATTCGGCCAGTGATGATGTGATAGAGCTAACACCAACTAACTTCAACAAAGAGGTCATTCAGAGTGAGAGCCTGTGGCTTGTGGAGTTCTACGCCCCATG gtGTGGTCATTGTCAGAGACTAACCCCTGAGTGgaagaaagcagcaacagcattAAAA gGTGTAGTGAAAGTAGGTGCAGTAGATGCAGATAAACATCAATCCTTGGGTGGACAGTATGGAGTCAGAGGGTTTCCAACCATCAAGATATTTGGAgccaacaaaaacaaagcagaggatTATCAGG GTGGCAGGACAAGTGATGCTATTGTTGATGCTGCTTTAAGTGCTGTTCGGTCCCTGGTGAAAGAGCGTCTTAGTGGCAGGAGTGGAGGATATAGTTCTGGCAAACAG AGCCGAGAGAGTGGAGGTGGAGATAAGAAGGATGTGATTGAGTTGACTGATGACAGCTTTGATAAGAACGTCATAAATAGCGATGATGTGTGGATGGTGGAGTTTTATGCCCCGTGGTGTGGGCACTGCAAAAA tctggagCCAGaatgggcagctgctgccactgagGTGAAGGAAcaaacaaagggaaaagtaaaGCTGGCTGCAGTAGATGCAACAGTCAATCAGATGCTGGCAAGCCGATACGGG ATTCGTGGATTTCCTACCATTAAAATCTTCCAGAAAGGAGAAGACCCTGTTGATTATGATGGTGGAAGAACTAGATCTGATATCATTGCTCGTGCTCTGGATCTGTTTTCTGATAATGCACCACCACCTGAGCTCCTGGAG ATAATTAGTGAAGATGTTCTGAAGAGTACCTGTGATGCTCATCAGCTCTGCATCATTTCTGTTCTGCCTCATATTCTTGACACAG GAGCTTCAGGGAGGAATTCTTACCTGGATGTCATGTTAAAAATggctgaaaaatacaaaaagaagatGTGGGG GTGGCTGTGGGCAGAAGCAGGTGCTCAGTCAGATCTTGAGAGCTCTTTAGGGATTGGAGGCTTTGGCTATCCAGCAATGGCAGCTGTTAATGCTCGGAAGATGAAATTTGCCCTTCTGAAAGGATCATTCAGCGAGCAAGGGATTAATGAGTTTCTCAG GGAACTATCTGTTGGTCGTGGCTCTACAGCACCAGTGGGCGGTGGAGCTTTTCCTAAAATTCATTCAGTTGAACCTTGGGATGGCAAAGATGGTGAG CTTCCAGTTGAAGATGATATTGATCTCAGCGATGTGGATCTGGATGACTGGGATAAAGATGAGCTGTGA